Proteins found in one Timaviella obliquedivisa GSE-PSE-MK23-08B genomic segment:
- a CDS encoding T9SS type A sorting domain-containing protein — MKDFGNNRRKATLVSITAQPQVLKNAIGGRDRADWLRLDLSSRSSVQATLSKLKANADLSLLNGSGQVVLQSKRKGKKNEAIAATLDAGRYFLKITLGSPQDQTKYRLQLSGVPVNAGTGTGATPAANTAPVLAINAPLSLTKGTPTIFNGNLLKATDAEQNSSQLVYTLTQLPEAGLLKLNGDRLKAGGTFTQADIDAGRLVYNSLGRTQRLTNNSTNNFSPQISGSNVVWQGSGGTDGGTDAEIFFFNGSTTTQLTTNSTGDFSPQISGSNVVWRGSGGTDGGTDAEIFFFNGSTTTQLTTNNTFDFDPQISGSNVVWRGSGGTDGGTDAEIFFFNGTTTTQLSTNSTNDFDPQISGSNVVWRGSGGTDGGTDAEIFFFNGTTTTQLTTNSTNDFSPQISGSNVVWYGSGGTDGGTDAEIFFFNGSTITQLTTNSADDFDPQISGSNVVWYGSGGTDGGIDREIFFFNGSTTTQLTTNSANDFDPQISGSNVVWQGSGGTDGGTDTEIFFFNGSTTQLTTNSTEDFSPQISGSNVAWTSIVGVTFETFFGNLATNDSFGFTVADGVGGATNGTFNLTLR; from the coding sequence ATGAAAGACTTCGGAAATAATCGCCGGAAAGCCACATTAGTTAGCATTACAGCGCAACCCCAAGTATTGAAAAACGCCATTGGTGGACGCGATCGCGCTGACTGGTTACGCCTTGATCTCTCTAGTCGCAGCAGCGTTCAAGCCACATTGAGCAAACTAAAAGCGAATGCAGATTTAAGCTTGCTGAACGGTTCAGGACAAGTAGTTTTACAATCAAAACGGAAAGGGAAAAAGAACGAAGCGATCGCCGCCACCCTAGATGCAGGCAGATACTTCTTAAAGATTACTCTAGGTAGCCCTCAAGACCAAACTAAATACCGTCTGCAATTGTCTGGCGTGCCTGTCAATGCTGGAACGGGCACAGGCGCAACTCCAGCAGCTAATACTGCACCTGTGTTAGCGATCAATGCTCCGCTGTCACTGACCAAAGGAACGCCCACGATTTTCAACGGTAACTTGCTAAAAGCCACCGATGCCGAACAAAATTCCAGCCAACTGGTCTACACCCTGACTCAATTACCAGAAGCAGGTCTGCTGAAACTTAATGGCGATCGCCTTAAAGCCGGAGGCACCTTTACCCAAGCCGATATTGATGCGGGTCGCCTCGTATACAACAGCCTAGGGCGCACCCAACGACTGACTAACAACAGTACCAATAACTTCTCTCCTCAAATTTCTGGCTCCAATGTCGTCTGGCAAGGCAGCGGCGGCACCGATGGTGGCACAGACGCTGAAATTTTCTTTTTCAACGGCAGCACCACCACCCAACTGACCACCAACAGTACCGGTGACTTCTCTCCTCAAATTTCTGGCTCTAATGTCGTCTGGAGGGGCAGTGGCGGCACCGATGGTGGCACAGACGCTGAAATTTTCTTTTTTAACGGCAGCACCACCACTCAACTCACTACCAACAATACCTTTGACTTCGATCCTCAAATTTCTGGCTCCAATGTCGTCTGGAGGGGCAGCGGCGGCACCGATGGCGGCACAGACGCTGAAATTTTCTTTTTCAACGGCACCACCACCACTCAACTTAGTACTAACAGTACCAATGACTTCGACCCTCAAATTTCTGGCTCTAATGTCGTCTGGAGGGGCAGCGGCGGCACCGATGGCGGCACAGACGCTGAAATTTTCTTTTTCAACGGCACCACCACCACTCAACTGACCACCAATAGTACCAATGACTTCTCTCCTCAAATTTCTGGCTCCAATGTCGTCTGGTATGGCAGCGGCGGCACCGATGGCGGCACAGACGCTGAAATTTTCTTTTTCAACGGCAGCACCATCACTCAACTGACCACCAACAGTGCCGATGACTTCGACCCTCAAATTTCTGGCTCCAATGTCGTCTGGTATGGCAGTGGCGGCACCGATGGCGGCATAGACCGTGAGATTTTCTTTTTCAATGGCAGCACCACCACTCAACTCACTACCAACAGCGCCAATGACTTCGACCCTCAAATTTCTGGCTCCAATGTCGTCTGGCAAGGCAGTGGCGGTACCGATGGCGGCACAGACACTGAAATTTTCTTTTTCAACGGCAGCACCACTCAACTCACTACCAACAGTACCGAGGACTTCTCTCCTCAAATTTCTGGCTCCAATGTCGCTTGGACTAGCATCGTGGGCGTCACCTTTGAGACTTTCTTTGGTAATTTGGCAACGAATGATAGCTTTGGCTTTACGGTTGCCGATGGGGTGGGCGGAGCAACCAATGGCACTTTTAACCTGACGTTGAGATAG
- a CDS encoding DUF2584 domain-containing protein yields the protein MGMPCQVNSIVKLNGTEFPTIIEINAVHKATKSGYRIFPIDVPLQLVDEAWCAHADVVITQLRWAGQQTVLEFHIHRIYDQPFALK from the coding sequence ATGGGAATGCCTTGTCAAGTGAACAGCATCGTAAAGCTAAATGGAACAGAATTTCCAACGATAATAGAAATCAATGCAGTTCACAAAGCTACAAAATCGGGCTATCGCATTTTCCCGATCGACGTGCCGCTTCAGCTTGTCGATGAGGCTTGGTGTGCCCATGCTGATGTGGTGATTACCCAGTTGCGTTGGGCTGGTCAACAAACGGTCCTGGAATTTCACATCCATCGCATCTATGACCAGCCCTTTGCCCTGAAATAA
- the recQ gene encoding DNA helicase RecQ: MTANLIPPTSADSLEQSLKHFFGYDRFRLGQKEIIEAALENQDLLVIMPTGGGKSMCFQLPALLKPGLMIVVSPLIALMQDQVQALQDNGISATFLNSTVTSPEVRQRASDILSGQTKLLYVAPERLFGEQFLEFLDQVKEKVGISTFAIDEAHCVSEWGHDFRPEYRQLKEIRQRYPDVPVMALTATATERVRLDIHNQLALRSPLVHVSSFNRQNLYYEVRPKQKRSYEDLRQIIRQTPGSGIVYCLSRKKVDEITYRLQQDGIEALPYHAGLGDKERSQNQTRFIRDDVRVMVATVAFGMGINKPDVRFVVHFDLPRNLEGYYQESGRAGRDGEPSQCLLFLSYGDVKTVEYLIEQKTDPNEQQIARQQLRQVIDYAEGTHCRRSIQLSYFGERFEGNCGNCDNCLRPQPTEDWTLEAQKFLSCVARCKERFGMKYIIDVLRGSKDKRVLANRHNELSTYGIGKNHTADDWRVLGRSLLHQGLLEETTDGYSVLRLNAQSWEVMRKLRTVEVALPNQVSEAKEEISSARRANAELLFDRLRSLRKSIADSQSVPPYVVFADSSLKLMSQQQPQTIEEFSEISGVGSHKLAQYGDRFITEIRLFCEEQGIPLQRSAGVAPPPPPPRETTLNATHFLTLELYQRGHRPAEIAEKRGLRLSTVMDHLGSLVEAGKEVDLEGLVSAERRSHIEGAIEIAGAASLRAIRDRLDETYDYNEIRLVRALWRRTSSSE, from the coding sequence ATGACCGCCAACTTGATTCCCCCTACTTCCGCTGATTCTCTAGAACAATCGCTCAAGCATTTCTTTGGCTACGATCGCTTCCGTTTAGGGCAAAAAGAAATCATTGAGGCGGCGCTAGAGAACCAGGATTTGCTGGTAATTATGCCTACGGGGGGTGGCAAGTCGATGTGTTTTCAGCTTCCGGCGCTGCTGAAGCCAGGACTAATGATTGTGGTGTCGCCATTAATTGCGTTGATGCAAGATCAGGTGCAAGCGTTGCAAGATAATGGCATTAGCGCCACTTTTCTCAATAGCACGGTCACTTCGCCAGAGGTGCGGCAACGAGCGAGCGACATTTTGAGCGGTCAAACCAAGCTGCTGTACGTAGCACCGGAGCGGCTATTTGGCGAACAGTTTTTAGAGTTTTTAGATCAAGTTAAAGAGAAAGTTGGCATCTCGACTTTTGCCATTGACGAAGCGCATTGTGTATCGGAATGGGGGCATGATTTTCGCCCAGAGTATCGCCAGCTTAAAGAGATTCGTCAGCGCTATCCCGATGTACCCGTGATGGCATTAACGGCGACCGCCACCGAGCGTGTGCGGCTCGATATCCATAATCAACTGGCACTGCGATCGCCCCTCGTCCATGTTTCTAGCTTCAATCGTCAGAACCTTTACTACGAGGTTCGCCCCAAACAAAAACGCTCTTACGAAGATCTGCGCCAAATTATTCGGCAAACGCCTGGCTCAGGAATTGTGTATTGCCTCAGCCGCAAAAAAGTAGACGAAATTACCTATCGGTTGCAGCAAGATGGCATTGAGGCGTTACCTTATCATGCTGGATTGGGTGACAAAGAGCGATCGCAAAACCAAACTCGCTTCATTCGAGATGATGTTCGAGTAATGGTTGCTACCGTTGCATTTGGCATGGGCATTAATAAACCTGACGTTCGTTTTGTCGTTCATTTTGATTTGCCGCGAAACTTAGAAGGCTATTACCAGGAGTCAGGACGAGCCGGACGGGATGGCGAACCCTCGCAGTGTTTGCTGTTTTTGAGCTACGGCGATGTTAAAACCGTCGAGTATTTAATTGAGCAAAAAACCGATCCTAACGAACAACAAATTGCCCGTCAGCAGTTGCGCCAAGTCATTGACTATGCCGAGGGCACCCATTGCCGCCGCAGCATTCAACTCAGCTATTTTGGTGAACGTTTTGAAGGCAACTGCGGCAACTGCGATAACTGCCTTCGCCCCCAACCGACTGAAGATTGGACACTAGAAGCCCAAAAATTCCTATCCTGCGTGGCTCGGTGCAAAGAGCGCTTTGGCATGAAGTACATCATTGATGTGTTGCGCGGCTCCAAGGATAAGCGCGTATTGGCAAATAGACACAACGAGCTTTCTACTTACGGCATTGGCAAAAATCACACTGCCGACGATTGGCGCGTGTTAGGGCGATCGCTTTTACACCAGGGCTTGCTAGAAGAAACCACCGATGGCTACTCGGTCTTACGCCTTAATGCCCAAAGCTGGGAAGTGATGCGGAAGCTGCGTACCGTCGAAGTGGCTCTGCCTAACCAGGTCAGCGAAGCCAAAGAAGAAATCTCCAGCGCCCGTCGTGCTAATGCCGAGCTATTGTTCGATCGCCTCCGGTCGCTGCGCAAGTCGATCGCTGACTCCCAATCAGTGCCGCCCTACGTAGTTTTTGCCGACTCTAGCCTCAAGCTGATGTCGCAACAGCAACCCCAAACGATTGAAGAATTCTCCGAAATCTCTGGCGTGGGAAGCCACAAATTAGCGCAATATGGCGATCGCTTCATCACCGAAATCCGTCTTTTTTGTGAAGAACAGGGCATTCCTCTACAGCGGTCGGCAGGGGTAGCGCCGCCACCTCCGCCACCCCGTGAAACCACCCTCAACGCGACACATTTCCTCACCCTCGAACTCTATCAACGAGGGCATAGACCCGCTGAAATTGCTGAGAAACGGGGCTTGCGCTTAAGTACCGTTATGGATCACTTAGGATCACTTGTGGAAGCCGGAAAAGAGGTTGATTTAGAAGGGTTGGTGTCGGCAGAACGACGATCGCACATTGAAGGAGCGATCGAAATAGCGGGAGCTGCCTCGCTGCGGGCAATCCGCGATCGGCTTGACGAAACCTATGACTACAACGAGATTCGCTTAGTGCGGGCGCTTTGGCGACGCACCAGTTCCTCAGAATAG
- a CDS encoding Uma2 family endonuclease — protein sequence MPIDIEAALLAEFQYYGIEVSPADITALTEDDLPYDDGIPMETPRHASQMHLLIEPLQLYLPRRRDCFIGGNMFVYYSLDQARNKDFKGPDFFVVLDVPQRERKSWIAWQENDRLPNVIVELMSPSTAENDREEKKLTYQNKLRVPEYFIFEPFLYEWSGFRLQEGVYEPIQPDASGQLLSQELGLVLRRWEGSYEEIESNWIRWALPDGTLLPIHAELVQQEKQRAEQEKQRAEQEKQRADRLAERLRSMGIDPDEL from the coding sequence ATGCCGATCGACATCGAAGCTGCCCTACTCGCCGAGTTCCAATACTACGGAATCGAAGTTTCCCCTGCCGACATCACGGCTCTCACCGAAGATGACCTCCCTTATGATGACGGTATTCCAATGGAAACTCCGCGCCACGCGTCTCAAATGCACTTGCTCATTGAACCGCTGCAATTGTACTTACCGCGTCGACGCGACTGCTTCATTGGGGGCAATATGTTTGTATACTACAGCCTTGATCAAGCTCGTAACAAAGACTTTAAAGGGCCAGATTTTTTTGTTGTGCTTGATGTACCTCAACGGGAGCGTAAAAGCTGGATCGCTTGGCAAGAAAACGATCGCCTCCCTAATGTGATTGTGGAACTGATGTCGCCCAGCACCGCAGAAAATGATAGAGAAGAGAAAAAACTAACCTATCAAAACAAACTGCGGGTTCCTGAGTATTTTATATTTGAGCCGTTTCTCTACGAATGGTCGGGTTTTAGATTGCAAGAGGGCGTTTATGAACCCATTCAGCCCGATGCCTCTGGGCAGTTGTTGAGCCAAGAACTAGGATTGGTGCTGCGAAGATGGGAAGGCAGCTATGAAGAAATTGAGTCCAATTGGATTCGGTGGGCATTGCCGGATGGAACTTTGCTACCGATTCATGCAGAACTCGTTCAGCAAGAAAAACAACGGGCAGAGCAAGAAAAACAACGGGCAGAGCAGGAGAAACAACGGGCAGATCGATTAGCAGAACGTTTAAGAAGTATGGGAATAGATCCGGATGAACTTTGA
- a CDS encoding shikimate kinase, giving the protein MNFDFKKVNLYLVGMMGAGKSTLGKLLAQELGYRFLDTDAVIEAAAGQPVTEIFATSGEAAFRELETQVLGQAAAYQQMAIATGGGIVLQRQNWSYLRHGIVIWLDVSVEQLCDRLQGDSTRPILQGVDLSQKLQTLLEQRQHLYAQADVHIIVGADESPQQLAIRVLEEIQKSLKPEVRPPSASEFTVEYTQN; this is encoded by the coding sequence ATGAACTTTGATTTCAAGAAAGTCAATCTTTATTTAGTTGGTATGATGGGGGCTGGAAAATCGACGCTAGGAAAGCTGTTGGCGCAGGAGTTAGGCTATCGGTTTTTGGATACTGATGCGGTGATTGAGGCGGCAGCAGGGCAACCTGTAACCGAAATCTTTGCAACATCGGGAGAAGCGGCGTTTCGAGAATTAGAAACCCAGGTTTTAGGACAGGCAGCAGCTTATCAGCAAATGGCGATCGCCACAGGCGGCGGTATTGTTCTACAACGCCAAAACTGGAGCTATCTTCGCCACGGCATTGTCATCTGGCTGGATGTATCAGTAGAGCAACTGTGCGATCGCCTCCAAGGTGACAGCACCCGTCCTATCCTGCAAGGCGTTGACCTCTCGCAAAAACTCCAGACGCTTTTAGAACAACGCCAGCATCTCTATGCCCAAGCTGATGTGCATATTATTGTCGGGGCTGATGAATCGCCTCAACAGTTGGCAATCCGAGTCTTAGAAGAAATTCAGAAATCTCTAAAGCCCGAAGTGCGTCCTCCGTCTGCATCAGAATTCACAGTTGAATACACCCAAAATTGA
- the argB gene encoding acetylglutamate kinase: MKCDPNPVQINDATRVRVLGEALPYIQQFAGRTVVIKYGGAAMKDSLLKELVLRDVVLLSSFGLRPVIVHGGGPEINSWLDKLGIEPQFKNGLRVTDAATMDVVEMVLVGRVNKEIVALINQAGGLAVGLCGKDANIIMARPEGQEGIGFVGEVSSINVELVKLLVESGYIPVISSVAADRTGQSYNVNADTVAGELAAALGAEKLILLTDTPGILRDYHDPSTIMTMLDISEARKLIDSGIVGGGMIPKVSCCVRSLAQGVRAAHIIDGRIANALLLEIFTDDAGIGTKIVA, from the coding sequence ATGAAATGTGACCCTAATCCAGTTCAAATCAACGATGCTACTCGCGTCCGAGTTCTAGGCGAAGCCCTGCCATACATTCAACAATTTGCTGGGCGCACGGTCGTTATTAAATACGGCGGCGCAGCCATGAAAGATAGCCTCCTCAAAGAACTCGTACTGCGAGATGTAGTGCTGCTTTCTAGTTTTGGCTTACGTCCTGTTATTGTTCACGGTGGCGGCCCCGAAATTAATTCCTGGCTCGATAAATTGGGCATTGAGCCTCAATTCAAAAATGGTTTGCGCGTTACCGATGCTGCCACCATGGATGTTGTGGAAATGGTGCTGGTGGGTCGAGTCAATAAAGAAATTGTGGCATTAATTAATCAGGCTGGCGGCTTGGCTGTGGGGCTGTGTGGCAAAGATGCCAATATCATCATGGCGCGTCCTGAAGGGCAAGAGGGCATTGGCTTTGTGGGAGAAGTGAGCAGCATTAACGTTGAGCTAGTAAAACTGCTGGTAGAGAGTGGCTATATTCCAGTTATTTCTAGTGTTGCTGCCGATAGAACTGGGCAATCGTACAATGTTAATGCCGATACGGTAGCGGGTGAACTGGCGGCGGCTTTAGGGGCAGAAAAACTCATTCTATTGACCGATACCCCTGGCATTTTACGCGACTATCATGATCCTTCTACCATCATGACAATGTTGGATATCAGTGAAGCCCGCAAATTGATTGACTCTGGCATTGTCGGTGGCGGTATGATTCCTAAGGTGAGTTGCTGTGTACGATCGCTAGCCCAGGGCGTTCGGGCAGCCCATATTATCGATGGTCGCATTGCCAATGCGCTGCTGCTAGAAATTTTTACTGATGATGCTGGAATTGGCACCAAAATCGTGGCATAG
- a CDS encoding MBL fold metallo-hydrolase, with protein MHIHHLNCGCMCPVGGALFDGFSQGLTARLVCHCLLIETNQGLVLVDTGFGLRDVQSPYMRLSPFFVHFNNVQFDRKYTAIAQIEALGFSRNDVQHIILTHLDFDHAGGLEDFPEATVHVMQTEKDAAQNRHGFVTSGRYRPKQWDEVKNWKYYAPGGEHWFGFEAVRDLEGLPPEILLIPLKGHTKGHAGVAIATSEGWLLNAGDAYFYRHEMDAENRHCTPGLTAYQWLMEVDREARLHNQDRLHALANDRVQEVRLFCSHDAIEFKAFTEQKVSNHFS; from the coding sequence ATGCATATTCATCATCTAAATTGTGGCTGTATGTGTCCTGTTGGAGGTGCGCTCTTTGATGGTTTTAGTCAAGGGCTGACGGCTCGACTGGTTTGCCATTGTCTGTTGATTGAGACGAATCAGGGATTAGTTCTGGTTGACACTGGTTTTGGACTGCGGGATGTACAATCTCCTTACATGCGGCTTAGTCCATTCTTTGTACATTTTAATAACGTGCAATTCGATCGCAAATATACGGCGATCGCCCAAATTGAGGCACTTGGTTTTTCTAGAAATGACGTGCAGCATATTATCCTCACTCATCTCGATTTTGACCATGCAGGTGGTTTAGAGGATTTTCCTGAAGCAACGGTTCATGTCATGCAAACTGAAAAGGATGCCGCACAGAATCGGCATGGTTTTGTTACCAGTGGACGCTACCGCCCAAAACAATGGGATGAAGTTAAAAACTGGAAGTATTATGCCCCAGGAGGCGAACATTGGTTTGGCTTTGAAGCCGTTCGTGATTTGGAAGGCTTACCCCCGGAAATTCTTCTGATTCCGCTGAAAGGGCATACGAAGGGTCATGCAGGTGTGGCAATTGCAACTTCAGAAGGCTGGTTGTTAAATGCGGGAGATGCTTATTTTTATCGACACGAAATGGACGCAGAAAATCGTCACTGTACACCCGGACTAACGGCTTACCAGTGGCTGATGGAAGTAGACCGCGAGGCGCGGTTGCATAATCAAGATCGGCTTCATGCCTTAGCAAACGATCGCGTTCAAGAAGTCCGTTTATTTTGTAGTCATGACGCAATTGAGTTCAAAGCATTCACTGAGCAGAAGGTCAGCAATCATTTCTCTTAG
- a CDS encoding SDR family NAD(P)-dependent oxidoreductase, with the protein MVNNLLTRPLAVVTGASSGIGYELAKQFAQNGFDLVVTSTGSSIDEVAQALSGLGAKVQTVQADLATYDGVETLYSQIQTVGRPVDAIAINAGVGVGGEFSKTDLQAELNLIELNIASTVHLAKRVVKDMVDRGEGKILFTSSIASQTPSPFQAVYAASKAFVHSFSEAIRNELKDTGVTVTALMPGPTDTNFFDRAGLDDTRLGAMKKDDPAEVAKQGFEALMSGKDGILAESLMTKVQGAVSKVLPDTVKAEANRLLNEPGSGKE; encoded by the coding sequence ATCGTGAATAATCTATTAACTCGTCCTTTGGCTGTGGTTACGGGTGCTTCTAGTGGTATTGGCTATGAGCTTGCTAAACAGTTTGCTCAGAATGGGTTTGATCTAGTTGTTACGTCTACGGGTTCCAGCATTGATGAGGTGGCTCAAGCATTGAGTGGGCTGGGTGCTAAAGTTCAAACTGTGCAGGCTGACCTGGCTACCTATGATGGAGTCGAGACGCTTTATAGCCAAATTCAGACGGTGGGACGACCTGTAGATGCGATCGCGATTAATGCAGGAGTTGGGGTTGGTGGTGAGTTTTCTAAAACCGACTTGCAAGCAGAACTCAATTTAATTGAGCTTAACATTGCCTCCACGGTTCATCTTGCCAAACGGGTCGTGAAAGATATGGTCGATCGCGGTGAAGGCAAGATTCTCTTCACATCATCGATCGCGTCTCAAACTCCTAGCCCCTTTCAGGCAGTTTATGCTGCCTCCAAAGCATTCGTTCATTCCTTCTCTGAGGCTATTCGTAACGAGTTGAAAGACACGGGTGTAACTGTGACTGCGCTCATGCCGGGTCCGACTGACACCAACTTTTTTGATCGTGCTGGTTTAGATGATACAAGATTAGGTGCGATGAAGAAAGACGACCCGGCTGAAGTTGCTAAACAGGGGTTTGAAGCCCTAATGTCAGGTAAAGACGGAATTTTAGCAGAATCTTTGATGACTAAAGTTCAGGGTGCTGTTAGCAAGGTTTTGCCCGACACGGTAAAGGCTGAAGCGAACCGCCTACTGAATGAGCCAGGATCAGGTAAGGAGTAG